Proteins from a genomic interval of Zingiber officinale cultivar Zhangliang chromosome 2A, Zo_v1.1, whole genome shotgun sequence:
- the LOC122043269 gene encoding putative leucine-rich repeat receptor-like serine/threonine-protein kinase At2g19230: MDSRVWWPFLIIFAMASAGARAQSTDSLVFLSIDCGLEPGSSYVDPLNISYVSDSGFIDTGVNRNISDAYLSDVRSQKLRTLRAFPNGTRNCYTIGSPAVARGSKYLLRAWFFYGNYDGLSSQLQSFELHLGVNYWDRVNVTTAESLYWTETITVATAGYLSVCLVNIGTGTPFISGIDLRQLKDSLYPAANESRSLVLFNRWNLGEEFDYVRYPYDPIDWVWDLWNSSEWNWNDVSTHSTVRNLPQDSFQVPSVVMQTAVTPMNSSSIVLAWDPIPGYANQFFPVLHISEIFDLSGTNQSRQFNIYVNGFQWLGDIMTPSYLYSDSVYSLGPLPSFPTYNISLEALSNSTLPPILNAFELYTTMSNTSVPSDAGDGM; the protein is encoded by the exons ATGGATTCCAGAGTTTGGTGGCCGTTCCTAATCATATTTGCCATGGCCTCCGCCGGAGCTCGCGCTCAGTCCACTGACTCCCTCGTCTTTCTCTCCATCGACTGCGGCCTCGAGCCCGGTTCGTCCTACGTCGATCCCCTCAACATCTCCTACGTCTCCGACTCCGGCTTCATCGACACTGGTGTCAACCGCAACATCTCTGACGCCTACTTATCCGACGTCAGGTCCCAGAAGCTCCGCACCCTCCGAGCCTTCCCCAACGGCACCCGCAACTGCTACACCATCGGGTCACCGGCGGTGGCGCGGGGGTCCAAGTACCTCCTCCGGGCGTGGTTCTTCTACGGCAACTACGACGGACTCAGCAGCCAGCTACAGTCCTTCGAACTCCACCTCGGCGTCAACTACTGGGACAGGGTGAATGTTACTACCGCGGAGTCATTATACTGGACAGAGACCATCACGGTGGCCACCGCCGG GTACTTGTCGGTGTGCCTGGTGAACATTGGCACCGGGACGCCGTTCATCTCCGGGATCGACTTGCGGCAGTTGAAGGACAGTCTCTACCCGGCGGCGAATGAGTCGCGGAGTTTGGTGCTGTTCAACCGGTGGAACTTGGGAGAGGAGTTTGACTACGTCAG GTATCCGTACgacccgatcgattgggtgtgGGACCTATGGAACTCCTCGGAGTGGAACTGGAACGACGTCTCCACCCACTCCACCGTCCGAAACCTTCCCCAGGACTCCTTCCAAGTTCCCTCCGTCGTCATGCAGACCGCCGTCACCCCCATGAACTCCTCCAGCATCGTCCTCGCATGGGATCCCATCCCCGGCTACGCCAACCAGTTCTTCCCCGTCCTCCACATATCCGAGATTTTTGACCTCTCCGGTACGAATCAGTCGCGGCAGTTCAACATCTACGTGAATGGATTCCAGTGGCTGGGGGATATAATGACCCCCTCTTACCTCTACTCGGACTCCGTCTACAGCCTCGGGCCCCTCCCTTCGTTCCCCACCTATAACATCTCCCTCGAGGCTCTCAGCAACTCCACTCTCCCTCCCATCCTCAATGCCTTCGAGCTTTACACCACCATGAGCAACACCTCCGTGCCCTCGGATGCTGGAGATGGTATGTAG
- the LOC122043270 gene encoding probable LRR receptor-like serine/threonine-protein kinase At1g05700 — MAIAYPKEQKKKKMDPRFWWPILLAFAMASAGARSQSTDALGFLSIDCGIEPGSSYVDPLSNISYVSDAGFIDTGVNRNISVAYVGDVKPRRYLTLRAFPNGTRNCYTIGSPAVVRGSKYLLRAWFFYGNYDGLGGQPQSFDLHLGVNYWDRVNVTTAESAYKPETIVVATSGYLSVCLVNTGMGTPFISGIDLRPLMDRLYPMANELQSLVLSSRYNMGEESEVIRYPKDPIDRVWTPFSSSGWNWNDVSTNSTVRNLPQGSFQVPSVVMQTAVTPINSSSIVLPWDPFPGDVNQFFPILHISEIFDLSGTNQSRQFNIYVNGFPLLGDIMAPDYLKSDSVYSHLPISFPTYNISLVALSNSTLPPILNAFELYVTMSNASVPSDDGDVDAMTAIKERYRIQRNWMGDPCSPNAFVWDGLNCTYSFSNSPRVTSLNLSSCGLTGEITKSIASLSALQYLDLSYNNLTGPIPGALANLTSLKLLDLRGNQLNGSVPSNLLEMAQNGLLTLRLDGNSHLVNNDTSCNVMPEPKKKKISTPVVVILCIFPVVILLALIAIVWRVRKTQGLRRGGSVDPQNGFLKQTDNALQLENRQFTYMELQNITNNFQKILGKGGFGSVFHGHLEDGTQVAVKLLSQSSSQGTKEFLAEAQHLARVHHRNLVSLVGYCNEVNHLALVYEFMSQGTLQDHLRGRANSARALSWRQRLQMAIDSARGLEYLHKGCKPPLVHRDVKSGNILLSETLEAKLADFGLSKAFLSETNSHISTVVMGTPGYLDPEYYNTSQLSEQSDVYSFGVVLLELITGLPPIVPGTENVLLTQWVLQRLARGNIEDVVDPRLEGEYDINCVWKCADIALKCTAQRSQQRPNMTEVVMQLKESLELENSQDNTVNTFTRSENPYSEVNNVSLNSAPEIGVSRMIEISGPTAR, encoded by the exons ATGGCGATCGCATACCCGAAggagcagaagaagaagaagatggacccCAGATTTTGGTGGCCGATCCTCCTCGCCTTCGCCATGGCCTCCGCCGGAGCTCGATCTCAGTCCACCGACGCCCTCGGCTTCCTCTCCATCGACTGTGGCATCGAGCCCGGTTCCTCCTACGTCGACCCCCTCTCCAACATCTCCTACGTCTCCGACGCCGGCTTCATCGACACCGGCGTCAACCGCAACATCTCCGTCGCCTACGTGGGCGACGTCAAGCCCCGGCGGTACCTCACCCTCCGAGCCTTCCCCAATGGAACCCGCAACTGCTACACCATCGGGTCGCCGGCGGTGGTGCGAGGGTCCAAGTACCTCCTCCGGGCGTGGTTCTTCTACGGCAACTACGACGGGCTAGGCGGACAGCCGCAGTCCTTCGACCTCCACCTCGGCGTCAACTACTGGGACAGGGTGAACGTGACCACCGCGGAGTCAGCCTACAAGCCAGAGACCATTGTGGTGGCCACTTCCGG GTATTTGTCGGTGTGCCTGGTGAACACCGGCATGGGGACGCCGTTCATCTCGGGGATCGACTTGCGGCCGCTGATGGACAGACTGTACCCGATGGCGAACGAGCTGCAGAGTTTGGTTCTGTCCTCCCGGTACAACATGGGAGAGGAATCTGAAGTAAtcag GTATCCGAAAGACCCGATCGATCGGGTGTGGACGCCATTTAGCTCCTCGGGGTGGAACTGGAACGACGTCTCCACCAACTCCACCGTCCGAAACCTTCCCCAGGGCTCCTTCCAAGTTCCCTCCGTCGTCATGCAGACCGCCGTCACGCCCATCAACTCCTCCAGCATCGTCCTTCCATGGGATCCCTTCCCGGGCGACGTCAACCAGTTCTTCCCCATCCTCCACATATCCGAGATCTTTGACCTCTCCGGTACCAATCAATCGCGGCAGTTCAACATCTACGTGAATGGATTCCCGTTGCTGGGGGATATAATGGCCCCCGATTACCTCAAATCGGACTCCGTCTACAGCCACCTGCCCATTTCGTTCCCAACCTATAACATCTCCCTCGTGGCTCTTAGCAACTCCACTCTGCCGCCCATCCTCAATGCCTTCGAGCTATACGTGACCATGAGCAACGCCTCCGTACCCTCGGATGATGGAGATG TTGATGCCATGACAGCGATCAAGGAGAGGTATCGGATCCAGAGGAATTGGATGGGAGATCCATGTTCCCCTAATGCTTTTGTTTGGGATGGACTAAATTGTACTTATAGCTTCTCAAATTCTCCAAGAGTCACTTCTTT GAACCTGTCATCATGTGGGTTGACTGGGGAAATAACCAAATCTATTGCCAGTCTTAGTGCACTTCAATACTT GGACTTGTCTTACAACAATTTAACGGGGCCAATACCTGGTGCTCTAGCAAACTTAACTTCTCTTAAACTACT TGATTTGAGAGGCAACCAGTTAAATGGATCAGTTCCTTCGAACCTCCTTGAAATGGCACAAAATGGGTTACTTACCTTAAG ACTGGATGGGAATTCACATCTTGTTAACAATGATACATCGTGCAATGTGATGCCTGaaccaaaaaagaagaaaatatcaACACCGGTGGTCGTGATTCTTTGTATATTTCCGGTGGTAATACTTCTTGCGCTGATAGCCATAGTTTGGAGAGTGAGGAAAACACAAG GTTTGAGAAGAGGCGGCTCAGTGGATCCACAGAATGGTTTCCTAAAGCAAACAGATAATGCATTGCAGCTTGAAAATCGCCAATTCACATACATGGAATTACAGAACATCActaataactttcaaaagatcCTAGGCAAAGGAGGATTTGGGTCTGTTTTCCATGGACATTTGGAAGACGGTACTCAAGTTGCGGTCAAATTGCTATCACAATCATCATCACAAGGAACtaaagagtttcttgctgag GCCCAACACTTGGCTAGGGTTCATCATCGGAATTTAGTTTCTTTGGTTGGCTATTGCAATGAAGTAAATCATTTGGCCCTTGTCTATGAGTTTATGTCTCAAGGAACACTACAAGATCATCTGCGAG GTAGGGCAAACAGTGCTAGGGCTTTAAGTTGGAGGCAACGTCTTCAGATGGCAATTGACTCTGCACGAG GGCTAGAGTATTTGCACAAAGGATGCAAACCACCATTAGTTCATAGAGATGTGAAGTCAGGAAATATCCTTTTGAGTGAAACTCTAGAAGCTAAGTTAGCAGATTTTGGGCTTTCGAAAGCTTTTCTAAGTGAGACGAACAGTCACATATCCACTGTAGTGATGGGAACTCCTGGATACCTTGATCCTGA GTATTACAATACCTCCCAGCTTAGCGAGCAAAGTGATGTATATAGTTTCGGAGTGGTTCTTTTGGAACTTATCACTGGGCTACCTCCAATAGTTCCAGGTACAGAAAATGTACTCCTAACTCAATGGGTGCTCCAAAGGCTTGCCAGAGGAAACATTGAGGATGTTGTAGATCCTAGATTGGAAGGAGAGTATGACATAAACTGTGTCTGGAAGTGTGCTGATATCGCGTTGAAATGCActgcacaaaggtcccaacaacgGCCAAACATGACAGAAGTTGTGATGCAGCTAAAAGAGAGTTTAGAACTAGAGAACTCTCAAGATAATACTGTGAACACATTCACACGCAGTGAGAATCCATACTCAGAAGTAAACAATGTGAGCCTGAACAGTGCTCCTGAGATAGGTGTGTCTAGAATGATTGAGATTTCTGGACCAACGGCGAGATAA